In Lates calcarifer isolate ASB-BC8 linkage group LG15, TLL_Latcal_v3, whole genome shotgun sequence, one genomic interval encodes:
- the pomgnt2 gene encoding protein O-linked-mannose beta-1,4-N-acetylglucosaminyltransferase 2 — protein MRASVAGCRMSVGALLNGLLVSVVAALLWKYSKLSEHAALLEEELHMTRQSQELSQAHIDYHVALQALQEHGTRMVCTGKMHTDRICRFDYLCYCSEAEEFVFFHSNSSVMLPNLGSRRFQPALLDLSSVEDHNTQYFNFLELPAAALKFMPKPVFVPDVTLILNRFNPDNLMHVFHDDLLPIFYTMKQYSDLDDEARLVFMEGWSEGPHFDLYRILSSKQPLLKEQLRNFGKLMCFTKSYVGLSKMTTWYQYGFVQPQGPKANILVSGNEIRQFARALMEKMNITRVEEAEKDGGSAEDEKEKEKKDDYIVVFSRSTTRLILNEAELIMALAQEFHMRVVTVSLEEQSFPSIIQVISGASMLVSMHGAQLITSLFLPRGAVVVELFPFAVNPEQYTPYKTLASLPGMDLHYISWRNTKEENTITHPDRPWEQGGIAHLEKEERERILASKEVPRHLCCRNPEWLFRIYQDTLVDIPSFLELLKEGMKTKPSLKKSKPASTVHPGRVREPQCQTSVQTTNEAKLTVSWQIPWNLKYLKVREVKYEVWIQEQGENTYMPYILPQQNYTFSENIKPFTTYLVWVRCIFNKNLLGPFADVLMCRT, from the coding sequence atgcgGGCTTCAGTGGCAGGCTGCAGGATGAGCGTGGGTGCGCTCCTGAATGGGCTGCTGGTCTCTGTGGTCGCAGCTCTGCTTTGGAAGTATTCCAAGCTGAGTGAGCATGCTGCCCTGCTGGAGGAAGAGCTGCACATGACACGGCAGTCCCAGGAGCTCTCACAGGCCCACATCGATTACCATGTCGCCCTGCAGGCTCTTCAGGAACATGGCACCCGAATGGTCTGCACTGGCAAGATGCACACTGACCGCATTTGCCGTTTTGACTACCTCTGCTACTGCTCTGAGGCAGAGGAGTTTGTGTTCTTCCACTCCAACTCCTCTGTCATGTTGCCTAATCTGGGGTCCAGGCGCTTCCAACCTGCCCTGCTGGACTTGTCATCAGTAGAGGATCACAACACCCAGTACTTCAACTTTTTAGAGCTCccagctgcagctttaaagttcaTGCCCAAGCCTGTGTTTGTACCAGACGTGACACTGATCCTAAACAGGTTTAATCCTGATAACCTAATGCATGTATTCCATGATGATCTGCTCCCAATCTTCTATACCATGAAACAGTACTCAGACTTGGATGATGAGGCTCGTCTTGTGTTCATGGAGGGCTGGAGTGAAGGTCCGCACTTTGACCTCTACAGGATTCTGAGCAGCAAGCAGCCACTGCTCAAAGAACAGCTTAGAAACTTTGGCAAGCTAATGTGTTTTACCAAATCTTACGTTGGCTTGTCCAAGATGACCACCTGGTACCAGTATGGCTTCGTCCAGCCACAAGGGCCTAAAGCCAACATTTTGGTCTCGGGGAATGAAATTCGTCAGTTTGCCAGGGCtctgatggagaaaatgaaCATCACCAGAGTGGAGGAGGCtgagaaggatggagggagtgCCGAAgatgagaaggagaaagagaagaaggacGATTACATTGTTGTGTTCAGTCGTTCAACAACGAGGCTGATACTTAATGAAGCAGAGCTAATCATGGCATTGGCCCAGGAGTTCCATATGAGAGTGGTCACAGTATCCCTGGAGGAACAGTCTTTTCCCAGTATCATCCAGGTGATCAGCGGTGCTTCCATGTTAGTCAGCATGCATGGAGCTCAGCTTATCACCTCACTCTTCCTCCCCAGAGGAGCTGTTGTGGTGGAACTGTTCCCCTTTGCTGTGAATCCAGAGCAGTACACTCCTTATAAAACCCTTGCCTCCCTCCCAGGCATGGACCTCCACTATATATCCTGGAGAAATACTAAGGAGGAAAACACCATCACCCACCCAGACAGACCCTGGGAACAAGGAGGTATTGCTCACTTGGAGAAGGAGGAGCGAGAGAGAATACTGGCCAGTAAGGAGGTCCCCAGGCACCTGTGCTGCCGTAACCCAGAGTGGCTCTTCCGGATCTATCAGGACACATTAGTTGACATCCCCTCCTTCCTAGAACTCCTGAAAGAGGGCATGAAGACCAAGCCCAGCTTGAAGAAGTCAAAGCCTGCCAGCACGGTTCACCCAGGCCGAGTCAGAGAACCCCAGTGTCAGACCTCAGTACAAACCACTAATGAGGCAAAACTCACGGTCTCCTGGCAGATCCCATGGAATCTGAAATACTTGAAGGTAAGAGAGGTGAAGTACGAGGTGTGGATCCAGGAGCAAGGAGAGAACACCTACATGCCTTATATCCTTCCCCAGCAGAACTACACTTTCTCAGAGAACATTAAACCCTTCACCACCTACCTGGTATGGGTCAGGTGTATCTTCAACAAGAACCTCCTGGGCCCATTTGCAGATGTTCTTATGTGTAGGACCTAG